The genomic segment CCGTCTCTTTCAACAGAGCCGCCAGATCGGCCTTCCAGAACCTGGCCCACGTATGCGTACCGTGGCCGCGTGTCTCAGGCGAGGAGGGGATCAGGCGGTATTTTACGCTCTTCATCTGCGGCAGGGTGGCTTCGGGGATGCCCAGTTCCGGCGGGTTGATGAAGTCGTCCGCCGAATTGATCCACATGGTCGGCGCGGTGATTTTCCCAAGGCCGGGCAGGGGGTTATAGGTGCGCGAGGCGTCGAACTGATAGATGAAGTCGTTGGCGTCGCGCGAAGCGATGTCCTTTTCAATCCGCTCGCGCACATAGGTTTCGGCGGCTTCGCGGGTGGGGAACTGCGTCTGGAGATATTCCGGCGCGCTGCCGGCCATGACCGAGAGCGCCGCCGCCGTGCGCAGGCCCAGCACCGGCTGGGTCGTATAGTTGCCGCCTTGCCAGACCGGGTCGGCGCGAATGGCGTCCATGGCGGCGATGCGCCACATGCGGTTGCGCCCGGCGATTTCCACCGGCTGACAGGCCATCGGCATCAGGGCGTCGGCATAGGTGGGATGCGTTTCGGCCCAGACGAAAATGTGCATGCAGCCCATCGACGTGCCGAAGATCAGCCGCAGATGCTCAAGCCCGAAAGCCTGTTTCAGCATGAGGCGCTGGGCCTCGACCATGTCGTCATAATCGTATTTAGGGAAGGCCATGCGCAGGCCGTCCGACGGCTTTGACGACGCGCCATGACCGATGTTATCCGGCAGGATGATGAAATAGCGCGAGGCGTCGAGCGGCTGACCGGGTCCGTAAAGCTCGTCGGCGAACTGCGGCACAAGGAACTGCGCGCCCGATCCGCCGGTGCCGTGCAGGATCATCACCGCATTGGTGATGCGGCCCTTGGCATCCCGTTTGGGCGTGCCCAGCGTGCGGTAGTGCATACGCAGGTCTTTCAGCGTCTCGCCGGTTTTGAAGCGGAAATCCGTCAGCACGACCTCACCCTGTTTAACGGCGGAGGCATCGAAGGCGAGGGCCAAAGACGGGGCCGGAAGCGTGGCCAAGAGCCAGCCCGCGAGGCCGAGCGACAGGGTTTTGAACGACATAAAAGGCCTCGTTAAAAAGTTAAGAACCGACGACGGAGTGAGTTGACTTATGCGTATATCGTATACAACATACAATTTATCAGGCTGAATTCAACATCTAAGGGCTGGCTATCATGATGCGTTCTGTACGGGTTTCAACCCTTCTTGCCTTGGGTCTTCTGACCAGCGTCTCCTTCCTGCCGGTCGCGGCGGCGGCTCAAGCCCCGGCGTCTCCGCCCGCCTATCAGGCCGGTCAGTCGGCCGACGCCAATATGAAGGCGCTGTACGAGGCCGAATGGACCTGGCGTCAGGCCGAGATGGGTCGTTCGGGGCCGGGACGCGGCATGTCGGGCGCCAAGCTGCCGACCGTGACGCCGGAAACCTATGCGCGTCGTCTGGCCTATTGGGACAAGGCGCTGGCCGAATACAAGAAAATCCCTCTGGACAAGCTGTCTCACGACGAACACATCAATGCCGAGGTGTGGTTCGCATCGGTTTCGGCTCAGGCCGACAATATCCGCTTCAAAACCTACGAAGCGCCGTTCAATTCCGATACCTTCTTCTGGACGCTCAACTCGCGTCAGGGGTTCCGCACGGTCGAGGAATATTCGAACTACATCGCGCGCCTGCGCGACATTCCGCGCTATTTCGGCGAGCAGACGGTCAATATGAGGGCCGGCATCAAGCGCGGCTACACGGTTCCCTACGTCTCGACAGTGGGTCGCGACAAGACGATGGAGCCCTATGCCAAGGCCGATGAGGCCAACCCGCTCTACGACGCCTTCCGCGACATGCCGGAAACCATCCCGACGGCTGAGCAGGCAAGGCTCAAGGCCGAGGCCCTGACGGTCATCCGCACCGTCGCCGCGCCGGAATACAGCAAACTCCTGACCTTCTTCCGCAGCGAGTATCAGCCCAAGGCGCGCCGCGACTTCGCTGCCTGGTCGCTGCCCGACGGCAAGGCCTTCTACAAGGCGCGCATCAACGAATTCGTCACGCTGGACATGACGCCGGAAGAGATCCATCAACTGGGTCTGAAGGAGGTCGCCCGCATCCGAGCCGATATGGAAAAGACCATGACGGATTCGGGCTTCAAGGGCACCTTCCCGGAATTCCTCGTCTTCATGCGTACCGATCCGCAATTCTACGCCAAGACGCCGCGCGAACTGCTGTCCTATTCGGCCTATGTGTCGAAAAAGGCCGACGGCAAGCTGAAGGACTTCTTCGCCGTCCTGCCGCGCTACCGCCACGCCATCCTGCCGGTTCCGGATGCGGTGGCGCCTATCTATACATCGGGCCGCGGCGGGCTGGATTCGTGCCTGATGAACACCTACGCGCTGGAATCGCGCCCGCTGTACAACCTGCCGGCCCTGACCTTGCACGAATGTACGCCGGGTCACTCGTATCAGGCGGCTGCCGCTCTCGAAGCGCCGCCGCGCCCGGACTTCCGCCGCTCGACCGGCTTCTCCGGCTATGGCGAAGGCTGGGGCCTCTACACCGAATGGCTGGGCACCAAGATGGGCATCTACGAGACGCCCTATGAGGAGTTCGGCCGTCAGACCTTCGAGATGTGGCGTGCCGCGCGTCTGGCCATCG from the Asticcacaulis sp. AND118 genome contains:
- a CDS encoding alpha/beta fold hydrolase, which gives rise to MSFKTLSLGLAGWLLATLPAPSLALAFDASAVKQGEVVLTDFRFKTGETLKDLRMHYRTLGTPKRDAKGRITNAVMILHGTGGSGAQFLVPQFADELYGPGQPLDASRYFIILPDNIGHGASSKPSDGLRMAFPKYDYDDMVEAQRLMLKQAFGLEHLRLIFGTSMGCMHIFVWAETHPTYADALMPMACQPVEIAGRNRMWRIAAMDAIRADPVWQGGNYTTQPVLGLRTAAALSVMAGSAPEYLQTQFPTREAAETYVRERIEKDIASRDANDFIYQFDASRTYNPLPGLGKITAPTMWINSADDFINPPELGIPEATLPQMKSVKYRLIPSSPETRGHGTHTWARFWKADLAALLKETEAK
- a CDS encoding DUF885 family protein translates to MMRSVRVSTLLALGLLTSVSFLPVAAAAQAPASPPAYQAGQSADANMKALYEAEWTWRQAEMGRSGPGRGMSGAKLPTVTPETYARRLAYWDKALAEYKKIPLDKLSHDEHINAEVWFASVSAQADNIRFKTYEAPFNSDTFFWTLNSRQGFRTVEEYSNYIARLRDIPRYFGEQTVNMRAGIKRGYTVPYVSTVGRDKTMEPYAKADEANPLYDAFRDMPETIPTAEQARLKAEALTVIRTVAAPEYSKLLTFFRSEYQPKARRDFAAWSLPDGKAFYKARINEFVTLDMTPEEIHQLGLKEVARIRADMEKTMTDSGFKGTFPEFLVFMRTDPQFYAKTPRELLSYSAYVSKKADGKLKDFFAVLPRYRHAILPVPDAVAPIYTSGRGGLDSCLMNTYALESRPLYNLPALTLHECTPGHSYQAAAALEAPPRPDFRRSTGFSGYGEGWGLYTEWLGTKMGIYETPYEEFGRQTFEMWRAARLAIDTGLHTKGWTRQQAIDYLKENTALAQLDIENEVDRYIAWPGQALAYKIGELKMREMRALAESELGADFDQRTFHDTILNMGSVPLSTFEREMRGYIDAEKTRVAAKKTSGK